The DNA window ACAGATcattaaatataaacacaaatctTACTGCTTGGCACCAGGATCTTCTAAAGTTAAACAACTTTAAAACATCATAATATTCTTTAATCATATTTCAAACTGTTACACCTAACTGCTTTATTTTCTGAATGAACTGTCCAACCTAACGACAATCTAGACTGTATGTACAAGCAAATCACAGTTCActttaaaacagagaaatgatAGCAATCTTCTGTTTTGTCAAAATCATAATATTAAGACATCTGTAAAAATTAGGAATTATCTGTAGCCAATGACGGGCCCACACAGCGCTGTCTTATGCCACTCAGAGGAGTGTCTTTGCTTGCTCCCTCTTTATTTTCTGTATCCTCTTCTGAAACATCTTCTTCATCAGCCTCTTGTTCCTCCTCCACTTTTTTCAGAGGTTGCGAAAATTCTGGTGAGGGTTTTTCTTAAAGATCAGAAATGTGCTTTTGTTAATGTACTAAATTTGCTTTAGAATAAAATCAAGATACAAGGATTCATAAGCCATGTTTAGATTCccaaaaagaataaagcaaataTTATAAAAAGATTAATTTACCAAATTAATTCTAATTACCTATGTGTTCATAAACTAACCCAAAATTAATGAATCAATGTCAATGCAATGAACATAaaggctgtgataaaatatactGCATTAAACAGCCCATCTTACAACAACCTGATATTAATTTTTTGGTCTGTAAATATACAAAAACTTCAGCATTGTCCTTTTTCGGCTcccaaggaaacaaaaatcaCATATTTATAAAAGCTGCACTCTTGTCCAGATATTTTCTCAAAACTGGGATTCCCTTTCCCCATCTTCACCTATGTAATTTACTGAGGCATAATTACAAACAATAAAATGTAGAAATCTCACACGCCCATGTCTACTTTTAGAGGGTTAGACGCTGATTAAGTTCAAAGTACACTGTGTTATAGAGACAGATATGGAAGCTAGAGCTGGGTCAAAGAGTTTCACTGTATTCAGTGACCTCAGACTGCTACAATCATGGGCAACTCACCATTACAGGGACAGGTTAACAAACACAGCAAGCTATGGGAAAAAACTCAGTGCTGACACCTGGCATACTTCTTCATGCGTGGTACTGCACCTTGTCCTATACCATGCCCATGGGACTCATAACAGCAGTCCTCTACCCAGAATGACTCTGTCCCCTCAAAGAATGGCAATGCTGGAAACATCTTTTGGGAATCACACCTGATGGGGACAGTCGTACTTAAAACAAGTGAAATACTGCTGGCTGTCCAGCATTATACAACTTTGTAGATATAAAAGACAGTCCATCACAAGCAAAATTATGTGTCTAAAATAGAGCAAGTGTCAAGAAGCAAGCTTTATACAGTGGAATGAACCAGGATTTCTTCAGCTCTAGCATTATAAGCCATGGCCTTCTATGTTTAACTTACACTAACTGGGAAGAATTCAGCACAGAGCAAGTAAAGTGAACTGAACAACTCAGACTTTGTTATTTAAAAGTATGTGGCAGGAAATTACGTAAGTAGGAAACAATAAATGTTTCtaattatgtaaaataattttgtagcaTAGGCCACCACCAATACCAATTAACCCTTAAACAGTTTTTCCTACTATtgtacgggggggggggggggattagcTAGATACAAAGAAATCTTCAAATGGATCCCTAATAGATGATGTCAAAAATGGGAATTTTTCAAATAAACTGATTAGACCACTGTTATGAAGTATCTGCAAGCTACATGAATATTAGCATTCTCTAGATTATAGCAACGTAAGATCGAGAGCTATCATTTTACACGAAATATGAATTTCTCACCTTCCTTTATGCAAACACAGCTGACGGGTCACCATTACACATTTAATAGCTAGGCTGAGATCAGCCTGTGACTGCATTTACGGAAATAAAAAACACTGAGTGGTTAGGTTATGTAGTGTGTGCAGCTCAATgtgtgcttgtctagcatgcatgcaGCCAGGAGAGTCCAGCCCCAGCACTgcacatgcaggtgcacacaccaACTTACTTGGAGGCTGTTGCTGTGGTTTGCGCCTTTTTGAAGGACAAAAGCAATCTGCCACAAATATCATAAACtgcaaaaaaaaagcagaaatctaAATGTACGACATGCAATACAACTAGTATTAACAATACTATcatgttttcaagtatttttcttAGTACTCTAGAAATGGAGTACTTACAAGTCCCAACATCAGTCCTGAAAGCACAGTTGCGAACGCAAAAACCAAGTATGAGCCCCACGCTGGTAAGCCAAGGTCGTGAACGAAATAGCTGTGGCTAGtctgaaataaagaaaagtaagcTAAAATCATGTTAAGTTAAAAACAAGGGTTACAAATGGTTAAGACAGAAAAAGCTTAATCCATACCCTGATGTATACAGAGAGCTGAAAAAGCGCTGACATAGTAGTCATCCTAAAAGACAGAGGATTGAAAAATTGAACAAAGACATACAGCTTTGCTTATGTCTATCTATACATGGTATCTCCTACTCTCAGACTTTCTTGCTGGTATTAGTCAATCAAGAGCCTTTAGTAAGATTAAATAACACAAGACATAAACACAAGCCATCATGTAAAGTAAAAACAACTACTTTCACATTGTTAAGTGCAGGTGGTTTGGATgagctgggtttttgtttgaaacttgaataataaaaaaagtgTTTGTTGAGTTTATAGCTGCCTAGGGATTCTTCACACAAAAGCTTCTAATTTAGCTCCATCTGACCCAACTGCCAAGCTACCAAACTGGTGAGTAGCCTGGCTGATTGGTAGTGGCCCCTTTACTAGTAAAAGGATAGCCTGAAGATTCAAGAGAAATTAACAGCAACCAGATTCCTCTACTAGAGAGGTGGTAAGTGAATCATGAGATTCTCAAGTTGCTTCTTAAGTTCAACACAGAAAAGCACTCTCATGttgcttgtgttttttaaaaagtcaagtagGTGTGAtggttcacacttgtaatcctagcacctgggaggcaggggcaggagaatcaagttggaggccagcctgggctatacagcaagacctAGTCCAAAACTAAAGTGGAACTAAACTGTAAAGCCTCACTGTAGTCTGCACTAATTAATCTGCAACAGGACTTACAGGTTCTGTAACCAACCTGGGCATGGCTGCCCAGTGGGCAAGTTCTGATGGCTGAAGGATGATTAGAGATACAAAAGGGAAGGATGCACTTCTCCTTCCAAACAGCACAGGGCTGATTTCTTCCCctattcccagaatccacttacAGTTCCTATCCCAAATCCCCATCTTCTGATGGAAAGTGTGGGGAAGGATAGGAGTAATTTAGTCACACCAAGATGGGGCCATGATAGACTCAGCAAAGCCCACACTGCCAAGTCTCCCTGGTGTTGCAAGAAACATGCTTGCCATTTTCATCTTAACTGCTATGGCGAATGTACCTAAATCCTAGCAATGTCTAAGCTCACATCATTATTCATTGATTAGACACATTATTCGTACACATTATCAGGTATAGCCACCCAGCCACTTCACATTAACAATGAAGTACGTGTCTGAGCACTCTGGTTCCCATTAATATTATGATCAAGCTATAGCCTTACCCATTAAGCTATTCAGTTTCTAAAGGATAGACACAACCAAATCAAAGCTGAAATACTCTGAAGGGGCATTCAATGTGATCCTCCTACAAAATACCTAATCTCAGCTCACAAGCTCATAGTAAACATATAACTGAATAAACCATAAGAGGGTTTATCCATGCTTTACTCACACAGAATATAATTATCTGCAATTACTTGTGAAATAAGGAAGTCCTCATACTTACAGAACAGAACTTGGGCCAAACCATGACGAGACAGGTTCAACATTCTTCCATTCCTTCTCACTTACGAAGTTTATGAAGTCCTTCTTAGTCCTTGGGCCCAGGTAACGCCTAAACTCACCATCTTTACAACTAAAGACCAGAACTAAGTATTAACTGGCAGCGAGAAATAACTGTTTTACCCTTTCTTCATTTTGAAGGTTAGTCAATCCTAACCTTCAAAAACACTTGCAAAACACCAAAACATTTACATACTGATGGCATCATAGCCCCAAACACAGAAAAActaagatttttttaagattttaagattttattctttcaaataaaaaaatcatgaaatactGTAAGCAGAAAACCCCCTTTAAGCCTTATATATAATACGTTTGTTAAAGGAATTACTATAGGAAGTTACTAGAATAGTGTTTGATGTACAAGGTCAAGTTTTTTAAACTTTACATTACAGTTCTGAGGTGGTTCAGTTGCCATAGGCATCTGGTACA is part of the Cricetulus griseus strain 17A/GY chromosome 5, alternate assembly CriGri-PICRH-1.0, whole genome shotgun sequence genome and encodes:
- the Tmx1 gene encoding thioredoxin-related transmembrane protein 1, producing the protein MAHLGRLLVPLAALVLLLWAVPGAHGRRSNVRVLTDENWTSLLEGEWMIEFYAPWCPACQNLQPEWESFAEWGEDLEVKVAKVDVTEQTGLSGRFIITALPSIYHCKDGEFRRYLGPRTKKDFINFVSEKEWKNVEPVSSWFGPSSVLMTTMSALFQLSVYIRTSHSYFVHDLGLPAWGSYLVFAFATVLSGLMLGLFMIFVADCFCPSKRRKPQQQPPKKPSPEFSQPLKKVEEEQEADEEDVSEEDTENKEGASKDTPLSGIRQRCVGPSLATDNS